The Raphanus sativus cultivar WK10039 chromosome 6, ASM80110v3, whole genome shotgun sequence sequence CTGCACGCTGAGAATCTGCAGACAGTCATCTGGGTCCAGAGACAGAATACGCACTGTGTTATCATAGGATCCCACAGCAAGGAAGCGGGATCTTTGTCTTCCTTCAGGAACAGGGGCAATGTCCAGGCAGGCCACATCTCCAGACATTTCATGTTTCCCCACCTCCATCAGCTGACCAGTAGTCATATCTGCCTCAAAATAAATTAGCTCTCCACCACTCAACGCAATCACCACTTGAAGCCGATTATATCCAACTTTGACAATCGACCTCTTGCCAGGAGTTCTCCATTCATTAATACGCCCATCTTCCCTTATGTGGCGGATACCATTGGGATGGACTTGCATGAGCGAATCATCACCAATCAGAGACACGGCCAGTGAAGGGGTGGTATCAAGAAACCCACTGTCGTTGACTTCCTCGACTGTTTCACCAATTGAGAGAACCAGGGTAGCATTGGTGAAGGAGACAACGATATACGCATCAAACTCATCACTGACATTCTTCTTCACTGTCCACACCGCACTTGGCTGACCCGGAAGCTGAGAGACGGCCATCTCGCTGATGGCTAAACCAGGCCTCAGTATCCTAAGAGAAGACCGTGGACCCCGTCCACAGAGCGAAAAGATCTGAGGTGTTTCTTCCTCAAAAAGGTTAAGTATCTTCATGTCCATGAGCGGCATCAGACTCTCCACTTGGTCAATCCTAACAAGGTTCTTAAGTCTCCTCGGCTGAAAAAATACAGGCTGAAACCCATCTTCAGTCTCCATCAGATTAGAGGAAGAAGACTCCACATCAGGATCATCCCCAATCGCCTGAAACTGATACAAACCATGGTTACCAAACTCCGAAGCCGCGAAAAGAAACCCCAGCTTCAACACACATATCGACGCAGCAACAGGAACAGTGTCAAAATACTTGATCTTCAACTCCGACACATGATCCCCATCATGATCAAGCGTAGCCTTGAAAACATCACCATACTCGGTCtgtagaagaaagaagaaagtaGTCTTCTGCTTGTGCATAGCAGCGGAAACCACCAACACCCCTCTCTCAGCAGGCAAATCATCTCTCCTAGGAATCAAAGCCCTCACATCCGGATGCCCCTGGTtcttataaataacaaaattctcAGCACAAACCAAAACCCCACTCGGCCCATCAGCTCCTCCGGGGACAGTCACAAGCATGTTAGCCCCATTATCAACCGGCTCAGACCACTTCCTAGAAACATGATTCAACCCCAAATCAAGCTCGTAGAACGTCAAATGCTTCTGCGCCTCGCTAGACGCCTGCCCCGTCGGATCCTGATCCGTCTCAGAGTAATCAAGCTCAATCGCCGCGAAGACAGGATTATCAAACCCACAGTCCACACCACAGACAGAGTAACAAATCGTATGAGACTTATGAGCCTCCAAGGGAGACGAAATAGTCAACCTAGCAGCAGTATCTCTATTCAAAACATAAACAAGCTTCTGCTTCTCGCACGCCCCAACCATAACCGCCCTCCCCTTGGGATCAACCGCGAGGTACTGCCCGGGGACGATCCTCCTGCACCCGGACTTCCCGAACGTCTCCTGGTGGACTTTGTCGAACACGTTCTTCTCCTTGTTGTACTCTAAAATCACTATCCTACCGGAGTCGGATCCCACGACTATGTAGTCCTTCTGGCCGCCGGTTAGCCTGAACTGAGCTAGGGATCTGATCGCGCCGAAGACCTCGACGGAGTGGATCGTCTGGATTTTGCCGTTCTCGTCGGGGCGGAGGAGATCGAGGATCTTGCCGCGGGCGACGGCGATCTCCTGCGTCTTTCCGCCGGAGAAGTTGCCGTTTATCGCGCAGGTGATTCCCGTCGCCTGCTGTAGGGTTAGGCTGTAGAGATACATCTCGTCGTCGTCGGCGGCGTCGTTTGGATTCTGATGCGCCGCTTTGTTCTTGCCGTTAGGGTTTAGTTTCtcttcgtctttttttttttgactagaGTATCGTTTCTTATCTGTGCTCCCCGTAACTTGTATATGCTTAAAAACGCATCGTTTTAGTTTTATAGTGatggaaaataattaaatgttttcGTGTGTTTTTCTTAGCACGTCGGTCACGTGTTTGAACTGTTGGgcttttttcttctaaaaagtTTGTATTAAGGCTTTAAGCTCAGTAAATGGGCCCAAATACTcgtctcagaaaaaaaaattagtatgatGGAGAAAACGtagcaaaaataaaaagtgtAGAGCCCGGCATTGAAGCCGACTACACTACCCAGACAACATATCTTTGTACAATAATGTACAATGAAGATTGGTATGAATGCAAAAAAGCTTTGCTAGAGAATGGTGATGGTTTGTCATGGCAGTACACACTTCGTTCCTTATTAGTTGCGAATAAGATGGATGAAAGAGTGATGTTCCTCATAGTCTTGTTCATCAGTTTAAGCAAACAGGAGTGTGGAGATTATAATACAGTATATGAAGAAGCAATTAAGTTTTCAAGATTCCAATAAAATGATGAACCGCCAACTTTAAGGCATTGTTCAGCAGTTTCCTTCATCGGCGCATGGTCCTCTTTCTTACGGATTGTATATGTCTATGTCatcatatctttatatataaagaagagttttCATCTCTCCCATGATGCCACATCAGATTCCATGTCACAAACTCAAGTCTCCATAAACCGACACCTGTCCACTCTACCTAAACTTTACGTTTCATTTATTcactttttaaatttgtttggCGTTTGTGCATAATGAAGCCCATCTGAAGCAATATGTCTGAAATGTGTCGTTTTGTATTGTGTGTGTTGAACCCGTTTCTTTCTCCTCCgttgaagaaacagaggaaaggTGTTTCGGATGAGAAGCCTGAAGCTTCTAATGATGAGGAGGAAGAAAAAGTGAATGAACAGTCTGATGAAGGAGATGAATTGGGTTCTGACGTTTTCTCCGAtggtgatggagaagaagaagaagatgatggtgatggtgatggtgatgagGAGGATGATACATAGCCATTGGCTGATGACTTTCTAGATGGTAGCGATGATGAAGAGGAACCTTTGGGTTCTGATTCCGATGGATCTGATCTCGCGAAGGAAGTAAAGTTATTGATGAATAACATAAAAGGCAGGAGCAAGATGCAAAAGATGAACTACAGATGAAGAACAACCTAACGAGTTTGGTCTACCAACCAAAAAGGTTCAATCATATTTTTTCTAAAGGTTCAATTTTTTGGAATGTTACAAATCAAATTCATTccttttttaacatttttattttgcaaTTGTTGGTTGGTTTATGTTGAAAAGATGAATGGAGCATTATAAGTTTAGGTGTCTTATCATTGTTATTGATCTACATTGTTCAGGAACTTGAAGAAGAGTCAAGTGGGCCACCAATACCTATGTTACCTTTGATAATCTACATCTTGGTATACTCCTCCTTTTATGGATGCGAGAGTATGAGATCACTTCTCCGGAAACTAAGATCTGGTTTGATTTCAAGGTGAGTATTTTCCCACTTGATGATTGTCCCATAACATATTTCTTCCCTGAGCTCTTTTCCTCATCAGTTTCCATTATTACAGTTGGAGAAAACTTCTCTTTGCTACGGTTCAAATTAGTCAAGCCTTTAGAAACGAGGTGTTTATCCCTGGCGTTTTTTACTGTTTTGCTTGCTATGTTGAATGTTCATGACAAGCTTGAGAACTCTTTTTTCTATTATGATTGGGTTTCAATAAGTTGTATATATGACTTGCAGATATGTCCTTCTGAAGGGCTTCTTAAGTTCTTAGAGTTCACTCAGCTTTGTTGAGTCTGAGAATAAGTCCCACCCTAACTAAATTCTCTGATGTCGAGTTCATAATTTTTCCAGATAAGAATAAATGGTTGGCCAATCTGAGCAAACGCTTTGCCTTGACAAAGTTGCTGCAAAGGTTAGTATTTATAATCTTACTATGCACTGTCACATATCCATCTTCTTATAACTCCTCCATTAATATCTACAACTGAAACTTTAGTGATCGAAACCCCATATTTCAATGTGCCAAGGTAGATTGATTGTGTTCCGTGATCACATGGCTTCTCAGAGTCGCTGGGATCGGATGGTTGTCTTTTCCAGGACAAACCTTGAATAGAGTGGCATTATATTTTACCATTCTGGTCTTCAGGCACGATGACATGCTTAATGCTTTGTCATGTGTGATGTGTTGCGTCGTCAAAGGGTCTATAAGTCTTGGACACATCCAAAACACACAAGGAAGACATAATATCAAATTTTGACTGCAAAGATTTCTAGGGAAGGTCAGAGGACTAACGGAAGTGCTATGATGGCTTGGTTTGCGCAAAgaagaaattaaagaaaaagatttgAATGCTCCGACGCTTTGATGTTCTGTCTTTTTCAgtgtaaatatttttcttatgcAAACTGACTTCAAACTAAAAGTTACTGACATACACAGGCATTGTTAAGTGTTTTTTTtagatgaatatatttttacattctTTCTAAAAAGATTATAAGCAATCAATAAAAAAACCAGTAAAAAACACAGACACCACATTGAAATTTTGAGAAAGAGAATGGaagacgacaaaaaaaaaaccaatacCACAACACACACCTATGTTTAATAGTCAATATCTATACGATTTATTCACACTTATTATCAGTAAGgctcatataaaataaattagatcaATCacaaatgtttattaaaatcaCATATTGAGAATAATGAAGgttaatatcattttaattcaaatcagaaatgtttattaaaaataacaatatgatCTCAAAAATTTTTTCACTATTTGTTTGtctatattattgttttctataatattttaaaaattttataaattaatataaaatagtttttattatatcttcccgcccgtagggcgggccaaccCTAGTAATTCATACATTGGTGGATATTTTGAGTCATAAAGATTACATATAAGATCACCTAACATGGCCTTTCAGACTTTTGTAACATTATTATATCATGAAATTTCAGTGTTGTCATGTTCCTCCTTGTGATTACAAAATGTTTATATGTTTGGAACCAAAAGGAGTTTGGTAAATTCTGTCAACACCTGGGACGAATACAAACTGAATATGATACTAGACAGTAATGTACACTGATGTTCATGTAGTAAATAACTTTAGAAACGAACTTAAAAGCTTGGATCACAAATAAGATAATTAACGAGAGATCTTAAATTGAATGTGTTCCACAAGTAGTTGAAACACAAATAATTGATCTAAGAAGGTGTCTTAACGGAAGATGGATGGTTCACAAAATGAGAAGAAAGACAATGAAAAAGAATGATAGAAAGAGGGGGAGAGAATGTACAAATCAGATAATGAGTtattgagatgaagcatcatcaTTCATCAATATCAGTTTCTCCAGCTTCAACTTCTTGAGCCACCACCAATTAGTTGTTCTCATCCGGACCACAGACCTTGTACCTGTCaaaaagtaaatgaaaaaaattcatCATTTCAACTCACAAAAAAATAACAGCTACTGAGATGAATCAGAGAAGTAGAGACCTTTCGAGAACAGATTTGCCTTCCTTGTACTTTTGGTTCTTCTCAAAAGCAAACTCCTGAAGTACAAAACAAAAGTTGTTGATACCAAGAAACATTAGATTAAGAAAGATTTGGAAGTATTCTTAATTACATATCGCCATCCAAGATAAGAGCCGCATTTGACGCAGTAGATATCGACAACGGTGTGCATTCCAGTCATCATCATCCTATCTTCCTTCTCCCCAGCATACACATTCGCTCTGTCCACACCAAAATCCACTACTACTAAACATACACATAGACTTTGCCTGATCGAGCTTGGgccataagaaaaaaaaaaacaagaccaTGTTCCAACGACTGAAATTATGGAAGTAGAAAACTTACACCTTACGGAAGAGGTAAGCTTTTCCATGGCGGGATTGAAAAGACTgtaaaccaattaaaaaaaagggGGGTTTTTGATCATGGAGATTCATCAAAAGCCATTAGTTAAATACAATGCAAGCAACAATATCATTCTTCTCCACAATTACTTTAGATCACATGATTActtaataatcaaattaaaattatcaGTGGTTTGAATATGAAGGATCAGAGAACAAACACAGATCAAGATTTAGCAGCAAATAAGCAGTAGAAAAAGGCACCcagcaaaataaaataaaaaaccttGGAGACGACATCAGAGCAGAGGGCAATATTAGTTTTGCAGTGCCTACAACTGTATGACTTCCCTTCCAAATTCACCAAGAACAATCTCCCCATCTCTGTAAACTCTTTACCTTTTTTTCTCCTTCCAGTAAtcgattttaaaaatatatattaaacaaaaaactacTTTTGGAGAAAAAGAACCGaacttttatgtaataaaatcaAGGATAGTGTGATAAAATGGGAGAGATCATTAATTACGGAACAACGCGTTAGGGTATTATTATCTGCCGAATTTGGTtgaaagacaaaagaaaactataaaatgGAGAAAATGCAAActgttctttatttttttctaatagaAAAATGTTAGTCTACAGAAACGTGGACCTGACAAAGTCATTGCCTGGGAATATACCtaactttgttttttaaaatgtatatatactcTGTTTCATATTTGCTAGTTGCTACACTAGACTCTGTTATGGAGTGTACGCCATTGCTTCTTATCCTTCATTTGAATTTGAATGTCTCAGTGTCACAAATATTGTATTTCTTTAAGAGTAGTTTACGTAATGGGCTACTTTTTGTCTTTCGTTTACGTGGCGGGCCACTTTACACTTGTTACatattttctcttcttctgcGGCATGTGTTTTGTCTTAAAAGCCCTTTTGTTAAATGAAGCTTGGTTTGATGGGGTTTGGTATATAGCGGGAAGGGAAGAGAAACCGGTACCGTCCCGGTTTAGtgtttcatttattaaatgtcCTTTCTTAAATTGGTTCACTGCGGTTTGATCCTAAATTGTGGTCGGATCTGTGCATTTATTATGTCCACAAATATTTCTTACTTCTACTATGTCCATTAAATTGTGGCCAGACCTATGAATTTATTCCATCCAAAAATCTTTCTTATTTCTATTCTATTATATCCACAAAACCTTCTTACTGTCCACAAAACTCTTTTATGTCTATTACATCCACAAAACGT is a genomic window containing:
- the LOC108812434 gene encoding spliceosome-associated protein 130 A-like encodes the protein MYLYSLTLQQATGITCAINGNFSGGKTQEIAVARGKILDLLRPDENGKIQTIHSVEVFGAIRSLAQFRLTGGQKDYIVVGSDSGRIVILEYNKEKNVFDKVHQETFGKSGCRRIVPGQYLAVDPKGRAVMVGACEKQKLVYVLNRDTAARLTISSPLEAHKSHTICYSVCGVDCGFDNPVFAAIELDYSETDQDPTGQASSEAQKHLTFYELDLGLNHVSRKWSEPVDNGANMLVTVPGGADGPSGVLVCAENFVIYKNQGHPDVRALIPRRDDLPAERGVLVVSAAMHKQKTTFFFLLQTEYGDVFKATLDHDGDHVSELKIKYFDTVPVAASICVLKLGFLFAASEFGNHGLYQFQAIGDDPDVESSSSNLMETEDGFQPVFFQPRRLKNLVRIDQVESLMPLMDMKILNLFEEETPQIFSLCGRGPRSSLRILRPGLAISEMAVSQLPGQPSAVWTVKKNVSDEFDAYIVVSFTNATLVLSIGETVEEVNDSGFLDTTPSLAVSLIGDDSLMQVHPNGIRHIREDGRINEWRTPGKRSIVKVGYNRLQVVIALSGGELIYFEADMTTGQLMEVGKHEMSGDVACLDIAPVPEGRQRSRFLAVGSYDNTVRILSLDPDDCLQILSVQSVSSAPESLLFLEVQASIGGDDGADHPASLFLNSGLQNGVLFRTVVDMVTGQLSDSRSRFLGLKPPKLFSISVRGRSAMLCLSSRPWLGYIHRGHFHLTPLSYETLEFAAPFSSDQCAEGVVSVAGDALRIFMFDRLGETFNETMVPLRYTPRKFVVHPKKKLLVIVESDQGAFTAEEREAARKECFQAGGAGENGNGSADQMENGGDDEDKEDPLCDEQYGYPKAESEKWVSCIRVVDPKTADTTCLLELQDNEAAYSVCTVNFHDKEYGTLLAVGTVKGMQFWPKKRQVAGFIHIYRFMEEGRKLELLHKTQVEGVPLALCQFQGRLLAGIGPVLRLYDLGKKRLLRKCENKLFPNSIVSIQTYRDRIYVGDIQESFHYCKYRRDENQLYIFADDCVPRWLTASHHVDFDTMAGADKFGNIYFVRLPQDVSEEIEEDPTGGKIKWEQGKLNGAPNKVDEIVQFHVGDVVTCLQKASMIPGGSESIMYGTVMGSIGALHAFTSRDDVDFFSHLEMHMRQEYPPLCGRDHMAYRSAYFPVKDVIDGDLCEQFPTLPIDLQRKIADELDRTPAEILKKLEDARNKII
- the LOC108809380 gene encoding protein yippee-like At3g11230; its protein translation is MGRLFLVNLEGKSYSCRHCKTNIALCSDVVSKSFQSRHGKAYLFRKVANVYAGEKEDRMMMTGMHTVVDIYCVKCGSYLGWRYEFAFEKNQKYKEGKSVLERYKVCGPDENN